One window from the genome of Jeotgalibaca sp. MA1X17-3 encodes:
- the rsmG gene encoding 16S rRNA (guanine(527)-N(7))-methyltransferase RsmG has product MNPEEFRMALAEKGIELDEKQMSQFERYYELLVEWNEKINLTAITEKEEVYLKHFYDSISLAFYMDAFQSDSTICDVGAGAGFPSIPLKIVFPDLKVTIVDSLNKRIQFLNLLMAELGLTNVACFHDRAETFGRRAGIRGSFDIVTARAVARMSVLSELCIPLVKKNGYFIAMKASSSEEELQEGQNAIAVLGGKLEEDYQFMLPGDAGERHIVKIRKTKETPKKYPRKPGTPNKSPL; this is encoded by the coding sequence ATGAATCCAGAAGAATTTAGAATGGCCCTTGCTGAAAAGGGAATTGAATTAGATGAAAAACAGATGTCTCAATTTGAGCGCTATTATGAACTATTAGTAGAGTGGAATGAAAAAATAAACCTAACCGCTATCACTGAAAAGGAAGAAGTATATCTTAAACATTTTTATGATAGTATTTCTTTGGCTTTCTACATGGATGCCTTTCAGTCTGATAGTACAATCTGTGATGTAGGTGCTGGAGCAGGTTTTCCAAGTATTCCTTTAAAGATTGTTTTTCCAGATTTAAAAGTAACCATTGTGGATTCACTCAATAAGAGAATTCAATTTTTGAATTTATTGATGGCAGAATTGGGATTAACGAATGTAGCTTGTTTCCATGATCGTGCAGAAACGTTTGGACGTAGAGCAGGGATACGAGGTTCTTTTGATATCGTAACGGCACGAGCAGTAGCACGCATGAGTGTGTTAAGTGAGTTATGTATTCCTTTAGTGAAGAAGAATGGCTATTTTATTGCCATGAAAGCTTCTAGTTCAGAAGAAGAATTGCAAGAAGGTCAAAATGCAATTGCTGTTTTGGGTGGTAAATTGGAAGAAGATTATCAGTTTATGCTTCCAGGTGATGCGGGAGAAAGACATATCGTTAAAATTCGTAAAACGAAAGAAACACCAAAAAAATACCCTCGAAAACCAGGAACACCAAATAAAAGTCCTTTGTAA
- a CDS encoding ParA family protein, with product MARIIAVANQKGGVGKTTTTVNLAASLAYLGNKVLLIDSDAQGNATSGLGISKADVDKDIYDVLVNQIPIGDAIQPSSRENLWVIPATIQLAGAEIELTNQPHREARLKTALAGLNEDFDFIFIDCPPSLGHLTINAFTASDSVLIPVQCEYYALEGLSQLLNTFRLVQKHFNKNLKIEGVLLTMLDARMNLGFEVVEEVKKYFKEKVYDTIIPRNIRLSEAPSYGQSIVDYDIRSKGAEVYLDLAKEVLEDGE from the coding sequence ATGGCACGAATCATTGCAGTTGCGAACCAAAAAGGCGGCGTTGGTAAAACGACTACTACCGTTAATTTAGCAGCATCATTAGCCTATTTAGGAAATAAAGTATTACTAATTGACAGCGACGCACAAGGCAATGCGACGAGTGGATTGGGCATTTCAAAAGCAGATGTCGACAAAGATATTTATGATGTATTGGTCAATCAAATTCCAATAGGAGATGCAATCCAACCTTCCTCACGAGAGAATTTATGGGTAATCCCTGCAACCATACAGTTAGCAGGAGCAGAAATTGAACTAACCAATCAACCTCATCGCGAAGCACGTCTCAAAACGGCTTTAGCAGGATTGAATGAAGACTTTGATTTTATTTTTATTGATTGTCCCCCTTCATTGGGACATTTGACAATTAACGCCTTTACCGCAAGTGATTCTGTTCTGATTCCGGTTCAATGTGAATACTATGCATTAGAAGGATTGAGTCAATTGCTGAATACATTCCGCTTAGTGCAAAAACATTTTAATAAAAATCTGAAAATCGAAGGTGTTTTACTAACGATGCTGGATGCTCGTATGAATTTAGGATTTGAAGTGGTGGAAGAAGTGAAAAAATACTTTAAGGAAAAAGTATATGACACGATTATTCCACGGAATATCCGTTTATCTGAAGCGCCAAGTTATGGCCAATCCATTGTCGACTATGATATCCGTTCTAAAGGAGCGGAGGTATATCTTGATCTAGCAAAGGAAGTGTTGGAAGATGGCGAATAA
- a CDS encoding ParB/RepB/Spo0J family partition protein — MANKNSKGLGRGIDALFSSFENIEKIDENTEQIEEIGLTEIRPNPYQPRKTFDPEALQELADSIKKSGIFQPVILRKSTIKGYEIIVGERRVRASRLAGNDTVPAIIRNFDEQAMIEIAVMENLQREDLSPLEEAEAYQMMMDKLKLTQAQVAERLGKSRPYIANHLRLLVLPQDIKMMLQNGELAMGQARTLLGLKDQKKMSELAKRTVQEGITVRHLERLVQELTQPVEPVDKKIKKKIDKPSYIMESEERLMDKFGTSVHITPKGDQGRIEIEYLSPNDLNRILEILNIDFND, encoded by the coding sequence ATGGCGAATAAAAATAGTAAAGGCTTAGGTCGCGGAATTGACGCTCTTTTTTCTAGTTTTGAAAACATCGAAAAAATCGATGAGAACACAGAACAAATTGAAGAGATTGGTTTAACTGAAATTCGACCGAATCCTTATCAGCCACGTAAAACATTTGATCCAGAAGCTTTGCAAGAACTGGCTGATTCTATCAAGAAAAGTGGCATATTTCAACCCGTTATTTTACGTAAATCTACAATAAAAGGGTATGAAATTATTGTGGGAGAACGACGTGTCCGTGCATCTCGACTTGCCGGAAACGATACCGTTCCAGCTATTATCCGTAATTTTGATGAACAAGCGATGATTGAAATTGCAGTCATGGAAAATTTACAGCGAGAAGATCTTTCTCCATTAGAAGAAGCAGAAGCTTATCAAATGATGATGGATAAATTAAAACTAACTCAAGCACAAGTTGCTGAACGATTAGGAAAGAGCAGACCCTATATCGCTAATCATTTAAGGTTGCTAGTATTGCCACAAGATATAAAAATGATGTTACAAAATGGTGAATTAGCAATGGGCCAAGCACGTACTCTTTTAGGTTTGAAGGACCAAAAAAAAATGAGTGAGTTAGCAAAGAGAACGGTACAAGAAGGGATTACGGTCCGACATTTGGAACGCCTCGTTCAAGAACTGACTCAGCCAGTCGAACCAGTTGACAAAAAGATTAAAAAGAAAATAGACAAACCGTCTTATATTATGGAGAGCGAAGAACGTTTGATGGATAAATTTGGTACTTCGGTGCATATCACTCCAAAAGGCGATCAAGGACGGATTGAAATTGAATATCTATCTCCAAACGATTTAAATCGTATTTTAGAAATATTAAATATTGATTTTAACGACTGA
- a CDS encoding DUF951 domain-containing protein produces the protein MVLKEYELHDVVEMKKPHPCKSNSWEIIRMGMDIRIKCQKCGQMVLMPRREFEKKMKKVLIKAERSESNE, from the coding sequence ATGGTCCTAAAAGAATATGAATTACATGATGTTGTAGAAATGAAAAAACCCCACCCATGTAAAAGTAATTCTTGGGAAATTATTCGCATGGGAATGGATATTCGTATTAAATGTCAAAAGTGCGGTCAGATGGTATTAATGCCTCGTCGTGAATTTGAAAAGAAAATGAAAAAAGTATTAATCAAAGCTGAACGTTCTGAATCAAACGAATAA
- the ychF gene encoding redox-regulated ATPase YchF — MALTAGIVGLPNVGKSTLFNAITKAGVEAANYPFATIDPNVGVVEVPDTRLNKLTELVKPKKTVPTTFEFTDIAGIVKGASKGEGLGNKFLANIRQVDAICHVVRCFEDDNITHVTGKVDPLDDIDTINLELIFADLESIEKRFVRASKIARTGDKEAQNEVAILEKIKGTLEEGKSARTVELTPEEEPLVRGLFLLTMKPVLYVANVSEDDVAAGEDNEMVKAVRAFAASEGAEAVTISARIEEEVAELDDAEKLEFLQEMGIEQSGLDLLIQKAYTLLGLGTYFTAGEQEVRAWTFRLGMRAPQAAGVIHTDFERGFIRAETVSYDDLAEYGSMQTAKEAGRVRLEGKDYVVQDGDVMLFRFNV; from the coding sequence ATGGCATTAACTGCAGGAATCGTGGGCCTACCAAACGTAGGGAAATCCACATTATTTAACGCAATCACTAAGGCTGGAGTAGAAGCAGCCAACTATCCCTTTGCGACGATTGACCCCAATGTGGGCGTTGTAGAAGTTCCGGATACAAGATTGAACAAACTAACTGAATTAGTGAAACCAAAGAAAACTGTACCAACTACCTTTGAATTTACTGATATTGCTGGAATCGTAAAAGGTGCCAGCAAAGGAGAAGGTCTAGGGAATAAATTTTTAGCCAACATTCGCCAAGTAGACGCTATTTGTCATGTGGTTCGTTGTTTTGAAGATGATAATATCACTCATGTGACTGGGAAAGTTGATCCTTTGGATGATATTGATACCATTAACTTGGAATTAATTTTTGCTGATTTAGAATCGATCGAGAAGCGTTTCGTCCGTGCCAGTAAAATTGCCCGAACAGGGGATAAAGAAGCACAGAACGAAGTAGCTATTTTAGAAAAAATAAAAGGAACGCTAGAAGAGGGTAAGTCTGCTCGAACTGTGGAGCTGACACCGGAAGAAGAACCGCTAGTTAGAGGCCTCTTTTTACTGACTATGAAACCAGTTCTTTATGTGGCGAATGTCTCTGAAGATGATGTGGCAGCAGGTGAAGACAACGAAATGGTGAAAGCCGTTCGTGCCTTTGCAGCCTCTGAAGGAGCAGAAGCCGTTACTATTAGCGCTAGAATCGAAGAAGAAGTAGCGGAACTAGATGATGCAGAGAAGCTTGAATTTTTACAAGAAATGGGAATCGAACAATCTGGGTTAGATTTGTTGATTCAAAAGGCCTATACACTATTAGGCCTAGGTACGTATTTTACCGCTGGAGAGCAAGAAGTTCGTGCATGGACATTCCGTTTAGGCATGAGAGCACCTCAAGCAGCTGGTGTCATCCATACGGACTTTGAACGAGGGTTTATTCGAGCAGAAACAGTATCTTATGATGACTTAGCTGAATATGGTAGTATGCAAACTGCCAAAGAAGCAGGAAGAGTCCGCCTGGAAGGTAAAGATTACGTTGTCCAAGACGGAGATGTTATGTTATTCCGCTTTAACGTATAA
- a CDS encoding DUF1129 domain-containing protein: MEETNTENKTLEEKQVENAILWKQLTKRNEQFMMGLDKILTQANFDEEQKEKKYHQMMTELLASQKAGTTARQLYGTVSECAETILKQEEENPGRSSDFLIAVDGGLLLGSIFALISGVTLLTSKQETALGMGIISLIMNYVVGGIAMLIISKYTPDNNAPKGKKGYGKYILATTLAMLLWMLTMTLTTALIPISINIPLSPYFYIAIGAAGFAAKIYLKKRFRITGSIF; this comes from the coding sequence TTGGAAGAAACAAACACAGAGAACAAGACATTAGAAGAAAAACAAGTAGAAAATGCCATTTTATGGAAACAACTAACGAAGCGCAATGAGCAATTTATGATGGGGTTAGATAAGATTCTTACGCAAGCAAATTTTGATGAAGAACAAAAAGAAAAGAAGTATCATCAAATGATGACCGAACTTCTCGCTTCTCAAAAAGCAGGAACAACTGCGCGACAATTGTATGGAACGGTTTCTGAATGTGCTGAAACCATCTTGAAACAAGAAGAAGAGAACCCAGGTCGCTCTTCTGACTTTTTGATCGCTGTAGATGGTGGACTGTTATTAGGGTCTATCTTTGCTCTTATTTCTGGTGTTACTCTCCTGACAAGCAAACAAGAAACTGCGTTAGGGATGGGAATCATCAGCTTAATTATGAACTATGTTGTCGGCGGAATTGCTATGCTAATCATTTCTAAATACACTCCTGATAATAACGCTCCAAAAGGGAAAAAAGGATATGGAAAGTATATTTTAGCAACCACATTGGCAATGCTGTTATGGATGCTAACGATGACATTGACAACGGCACTCATTCCGATCTCAATCAATATTCCACTATCACCTTATTTCTATATAGCTATTGGAGCAGCTGGTTTTGCTGCGAAAATCTACTTGAAAAAAAGGTTCCGGATTACGGGAAGTATTTTTTAA
- the guaB gene encoding IMP dehydrogenase, with protein sequence MSNWESKFLKEGFTFDDVLLIPAESHVLPNDVDVSVKLAKNLHLNVPIMSASMDTVTEAEMAIAMARHGGLGVIHKNMSVQAQADEVRKVKRSESGVIIDPFFLTPENLVSEAEQLMGRYRISGVPIVNDLEEGILVGILTNRDLRFISDYHLPIGEVMTKENLVTAPVGTSLKEAESILQKYKIEKLPLVDKEGKLAGLITIKDIEKVIEFPNAAKDEHGRLLVAAAVGVTSDTFERSQALLDAGVDALIIDTAHGHSAGVIRKIKEIREKFPEATLIAGNVATADATRALYDAGVDVVKVGIGPGSICTTRVVAGVGVPQITAIYDAASVAREYGKTIIADGGIKYSGDIVKAMASGGHAVMLGSMLAGTDESPGEFEIYQGRRFKTYRGMGSLAAMEKGSSDRYFQGGVNEANKLVPEGIEGRVSYKGGAGDIIFQLLGGIRSGMGYVGAANLEELRENAQFIRMSGAGLIESHPHDVQITKEAPNYSFHNR encoded by the coding sequence ATGTCGAACTGGGAAAGCAAGTTTTTGAAAGAAGGATTTACTTTTGATGATGTATTACTTATTCCAGCAGAAAGCCATGTTTTACCAAATGATGTGGATGTATCTGTTAAGTTAGCGAAGAATTTACATTTAAATGTACCGATTATGAGCGCAAGTATGGATACCGTAACGGAGGCGGAAATGGCAATAGCTATGGCCCGTCATGGTGGATTGGGTGTCATCCATAAAAATATGTCTGTGCAAGCTCAAGCAGATGAAGTACGTAAAGTAAAACGCTCTGAAAGTGGTGTCATTATTGATCCGTTTTTCCTAACACCAGAAAACTTAGTTTCTGAAGCAGAGCAACTGATGGGAAGATACCGGATTAGCGGTGTGCCCATTGTAAATGATTTAGAAGAAGGCATCCTTGTAGGAATCTTAACTAACCGTGATTTACGCTTTATTTCGGATTACCATTTGCCAATTGGTGAAGTGATGACAAAAGAAAACTTAGTAACCGCTCCTGTTGGAACTTCTTTAAAGGAAGCAGAAAGTATTCTACAAAAATATAAAATTGAAAAGTTACCCCTCGTAGATAAAGAAGGTAAATTAGCTGGTTTAATTACGATTAAAGATATTGAAAAAGTGATTGAATTTCCAAATGCAGCCAAAGATGAGCATGGACGTTTGTTAGTAGCAGCAGCAGTAGGAGTTACTTCGGATACATTTGAACGTTCTCAAGCACTACTGGATGCAGGTGTGGATGCATTAATTATTGATACTGCACACGGACATAGTGCAGGCGTGATTCGTAAAATCAAAGAAATCCGCGAAAAATTCCCAGAAGCGACTTTAATTGCTGGAAATGTAGCTACAGCTGATGCTACACGTGCGTTGTATGATGCAGGCGTAGATGTTGTAAAAGTAGGAATTGGCCCTGGTTCTATTTGTACGACTCGTGTCGTTGCTGGAGTAGGTGTTCCGCAAATTACAGCTATCTATGACGCAGCAAGTGTAGCAAGAGAATATGGGAAAACCATCATTGCTGATGGGGGAATCAAATATTCTGGTGATATTGTGAAGGCAATGGCATCAGGAGGACATGCTGTTATGTTAGGAAGCATGCTCGCAGGTACGGATGAATCACCAGGTGAGTTTGAAATTTATCAAGGCCGTCGTTTCAAAACGTACCGTGGAATGGGTAGCTTAGCAGCTATGGAAAAAGGGTCTAGTGACCGTTACTTCCAAGGCGGTGTAAATGAAGCGAATAAACTAGTTCCAGAAGGAATTGAGGGACGTGTTTCCTATAAAGGTGGAGCCGGTGATATTATTTTCCAATTGCTCGGTGGGATCCGTTCTGGAATGGGTTATGTAGGAGCTGCTAACTTAGAAGAATTACGCGAAAATGCACAATTCATTCGGATGTCTGGCGCTGGATTGATTGAATCTCATCCTCATGATGTTCAAATTACGAAAGAAGCACCAAACTATTCTTTCCATAATAGATAA
- a CDS encoding response regulator transcription factor has protein sequence MKILIVDDDREIVDLLSIYSKNEGYEPLKAYNGIQALQMLKQNLDIQLIILDVMMPKKDGITVLKELRDDENHIPVLILSAKSTDMDKIQGLTSGADDYVSKPFNPLEVMARIKSLLRRSTRSQQESEQDVIEVGPLVITKQSHEVKTLTGKDIQLTALEFGILYLLASNPNRVFSADEIFERVWLQESIVSAKTVMVHVSHLRDKIETATGGEKVIQTVWGVGYKITDK, from the coding sequence ATGAAAATTTTAATAGTAGATGATGATCGTGAAATTGTAGATCTCTTAAGTATATATAGTAAGAACGAAGGGTACGAACCATTAAAAGCATATAATGGAATTCAAGCATTACAAATGTTAAAACAAAATTTAGATATTCAATTGATTATTTTGGATGTGATGATGCCCAAAAAAGATGGCATTACCGTATTGAAAGAATTACGTGATGATGAAAACCATATTCCTGTATTAATTCTTAGTGCTAAATCTACAGATATGGATAAAATTCAAGGATTAACCTCTGGAGCGGATGACTATGTCTCCAAACCATTTAATCCTCTGGAAGTAATGGCACGTATTAAATCTCTACTTCGTCGTTCCACTAGGTCTCAGCAAGAATCTGAACAAGATGTGATTGAAGTAGGGCCATTAGTTATTACCAAACAATCACACGAAGTAAAAACACTAACGGGTAAAGACATTCAATTGACTGCTCTTGAATTTGGTATTCTTTACTTGTTAGCTTCTAATCCAAATCGTGTTTTCAGTGCAGATGAAATTTTTGAACGGGTATGGTTACAAGAAAGTATCGTATCTGCTAAAACGGTAATGGTACATGTCAGTCACCTTCGAGATAAAATAGAAACGGCAACCGGTGGAGAGAAAGTAATTCAGACGGTTTGGGGAGTAGGGTACAAAATTACTGATAAGTAA
- a CDS encoding cell wall metabolism sensor histidine kinase WalK codes for MCKLTKKELGELILEAVVTLTITYFIYMGFLLLFNRLISTPPTMIGEFKSLWELVLLIDIALSDYRLPIMGAAALFALLFTWWRLARRYKQMQLSHILDELHYIASGHFDYRIDPISGSMNDVVTSINTLVDSTVAAMEEERKIEQSKDELITNVSHDIRTPLTSIIGYLGLIEDGQYGAMEDVERYIHIAYTKALQMKVLVNDLFEYTKVRQTSTPLSVQELNLGRFLEQIAAEFELESSKRHMEVEVFMKTEPLMIEVDVDKIARVFNNLISNALKYGKGGTWIHIEADKIGTEAVISVINNGEKIPQESLDELFGRFYRVENSRSQHTGGTGLGLAIAQSIVTLHGGYIHAESTDEQTKFMLRLPLKQTIKNS; via the coding sequence TTGTGTAAGTTAACAAAGAAAGAACTAGGCGAACTAATTTTAGAAGCGGTTGTTACGTTGACGATTACCTACTTTATCTACATGGGGTTCTTACTTTTATTTAATCGTTTAATTTCTACTCCTCCTACAATGATTGGTGAATTTAAATCACTTTGGGAATTGGTTCTTTTAATTGATATAGCCTTGAGTGATTATCGTCTTCCGATTATGGGGGCGGCGGCCCTGTTCGCCCTCCTTTTCACCTGGTGGAGACTTGCTCGTCGCTACAAGCAAATGCAATTGAGTCACATCCTGGATGAACTTCATTATATTGCTTCCGGACATTTTGATTATCGTATTGATCCGATTTCTGGCAGTATGAATGACGTTGTTACGAGTATTAATACACTAGTAGACAGTACGGTTGCTGCTATGGAAGAGGAAAGAAAAATTGAGCAATCAAAAGATGAGCTCATTACGAACGTAAGTCATGATATTCGTACGCCATTGACTTCAATTATTGGCTACTTAGGGTTAATTGAAGATGGACAATATGGTGCTATGGAAGATGTGGAGCGGTATATTCATATCGCGTATACAAAAGCTCTTCAAATGAAAGTATTGGTAAATGATCTTTTCGAATATACAAAAGTAAGACAAACATCTACTCCTCTGTCTGTTCAAGAATTAAACTTAGGTAGATTTTTAGAACAAATCGCTGCTGAGTTTGAATTGGAATCTAGTAAAAGGCATATGGAAGTGGAAGTATTCATGAAAACAGAACCACTGATGATTGAGGTGGATGTTGATAAAATTGCACGTGTCTTCAATAATCTTATTTCCAATGCGTTGAAATATGGAAAAGGGGGTACTTGGATTCATATTGAAGCGGATAAAATTGGTACAGAAGCGGTTATTTCTGTTATTAATAATGGTGAAAAAATTCCACAAGAATCTCTGGATGAATTATTCGGTCGTTTTTATCGTGTAGAGAACTCTCGATCTCAGCATACCGGTGGGACTGGACTCGGCTTAGCAATTGCTCAGAGTATTGTTACTTTGCATGGGGGATACATCCACGCAGAATCAACAGATGAGCAGACAAAATTCATGCTGCGCCTGCCCTTGAAACAAACTATAAAGAACAGCTAG
- a CDS encoding serine hydrolase — protein sequence MEIKMMKKWTIKLLTVGLVVSPFAAIPEVAAAEEPIEVDAKAAFIIEPETNKVLFSQNPDESLGIASMTKLISTYVILDAIEQGELSWDQKVTLSDYAQNISQDYELSNVPMRFDFDYTIKDLYEAMLIYSGNGAVIAMAETLAGSEQKFVDRMIAQLDEWGIEDYDIYNSTGLPNSYANEFGQLYPGAPVDQENHMTARGVAIVADHLLNDYPEVLETTKITEKTFMEGSGDEIQMSTYNLMLPGEPYYRAGVDGLKTGTTDESGASFTGTAVEGDMRIITVLIGLENQENYAERFSETKRMMDYAFKNYEKVQIIEKDSVVESNPTIPIAKGKQEEIGLVYSEDLTVVTKKAEERTVDANLNLNSELMNEDGLIEAPIEKGTEVGKMTISIEGDDLGYLDGSKGEEVNVAVAETVEKANILTIGWRWVSGAFVSGWTTVTEFISGFF from the coding sequence ATGGAAATAAAAATGATGAAAAAATGGACCATAAAACTTTTGACTGTTGGACTAGTAGTTAGTCCGTTTGCAGCAATTCCAGAGGTTGCAGCAGCAGAAGAACCGATTGAAGTAGATGCGAAAGCAGCATTTATTATTGAGCCTGAAACAAATAAAGTATTATTTAGTCAAAATCCAGATGAATCATTAGGAATTGCCTCTATGACGAAGTTAATAAGTACATATGTTATTTTGGATGCTATTGAGCAAGGCGAGCTATCTTGGGATCAAAAGGTAACGTTAAGTGACTATGCCCAAAATATCAGTCAGGATTATGAACTTTCAAATGTTCCTATGCGTTTTGATTTTGATTATACTATAAAAGATTTATATGAAGCGATGTTAATTTATTCTGGTAACGGAGCGGTTATTGCGATGGCAGAGACGCTAGCTGGTTCAGAACAAAAATTTGTAGACCGAATGATTGCTCAACTAGATGAGTGGGGAATAGAAGACTACGATATTTATAACTCAACGGGCTTGCCGAATAGTTATGCAAATGAGTTTGGTCAACTATATCCAGGTGCTCCTGTAGATCAAGAAAACCATATGACAGCAAGAGGAGTCGCAATAGTAGCGGACCATCTTTTGAATGATTACCCAGAAGTATTGGAAACAACTAAAATAACTGAAAAGACCTTTATGGAAGGTTCGGGCGACGAGATTCAAATGAGCACGTATAATCTCATGCTTCCTGGAGAACCCTACTATCGTGCAGGAGTAGATGGTTTGAAAACAGGGACAACCGATGAGTCAGGAGCTAGTTTTACAGGGACAGCAGTAGAAGGTGACATGCGTATTATCACCGTTTTAATAGGGTTAGAAAATCAAGAAAATTATGCAGAACGTTTTTCCGAAACAAAACGCATGATGGACTACGCATTCAAAAACTATGAAAAAGTTCAAATCATTGAAAAAGATAGTGTAGTTGAGAGTAACCCTACTATTCCGATTGCAAAAGGAAAACAGGAAGAAATTGGCTTAGTTTATAGTGAAGACTTGACTGTTGTAACCAAGAAAGCTGAAGAAAGAACAGTAGATGCAAACTTAAATCTGAATTCTGAATTAATGAATGAGGATGGACTGATTGAAGCACCTATCGAAAAAGGAACAGAAGTTGGAAAGATGACCATTAGTATAGAAGGCGATGACCTTGGCTATTTGGATGGTTCTAAAGGTGAAGAAGTGAATGTAGCTGTTGCAGAGACAGTGGAGAAAGCAAATATCCTTACAATAGGCTGGAGATGGGTATCGGGCGCATTTGTAAGCGGCTGGACGACAGTTACAGAATTCATTAGTGGATTTTTTTAG
- the serS gene encoding serine--tRNA ligase translates to MLDMKKLRDHYEEVVEQLAVRGVKEEELARFQQLDERRREKINETEQLKQYRNQVSQEIATLKRNKEDAADKITEMKQVGEKIKQIDTELDEIEEKTTYIAVRLPNIPHESVPIGEDEEENVEIRKWGEPRTFDFEPKAHYDLAEDLGILDFERAAKVTGSRFVFYKGLGARLERACYNYMLDLHDDQGYTEVIPPYIVNEASMFGTGQFPKFKEDVFELNDDRAFFLIPTAEVPLTNYYRDEILNEKDLPVYFTAMSPSFRSEAGSAGRDTRGLIRMHQFHKVEMVKFSKPENSYQELEKMTDDAESVLRNLGLPYRTIVLCTGDMGFSAAKTYDVEVWVPAQNTYREISSCSNTENFQARRAKIRYRKEENGKLDYVHTLNGSGLAVGRTVTAILENYQNEDGSITIPEPLVPYMGGITKITKENAVKTRK, encoded by the coding sequence ATGTTAGATATGAAAAAGTTACGAGATCATTATGAAGAAGTCGTGGAACAGTTGGCAGTCAGAGGTGTAAAAGAAGAAGAACTTGCACGTTTCCAGCAACTAGATGAACGAAGAAGAGAAAAAATTAACGAAACGGAACAGCTTAAACAATACCGGAACCAAGTTTCTCAAGAAATTGCTACATTGAAAAGAAATAAAGAAGATGCAGCTGATAAAATTACAGAAATGAAACAAGTTGGCGAAAAAATCAAACAAATAGATACTGAGCTAGATGAGATTGAAGAAAAAACAACCTATATTGCGGTACGGTTGCCAAATATACCTCATGAATCTGTTCCTATTGGAGAAGATGAAGAAGAAAATGTAGAAATTCGTAAATGGGGAGAACCACGTACATTTGATTTCGAACCAAAAGCTCACTATGACTTAGCGGAAGACCTAGGTATTTTAGACTTTGAACGTGCAGCAAAAGTAACGGGATCTCGCTTTGTCTTCTATAAAGGACTAGGTGCTCGTTTGGAACGTGCTTGTTACAATTACATGCTGGATCTACATGATGACCAAGGTTATACAGAAGTCATTCCACCTTACATTGTAAATGAAGCATCTATGTTTGGAACCGGACAATTTCCTAAATTTAAAGAGGATGTCTTTGAATTAAATGATGACCGTGCCTTTTTTCTAATTCCAACAGCAGAAGTCCCTCTAACCAACTACTACCGTGATGAAATTCTAAATGAAAAAGATTTGCCAGTATATTTTACTGCGATGAGTCCTTCCTTCCGTTCAGAAGCTGGTAGTGCCGGTCGAGATACAAGAGGGTTAATTCGGATGCACCAGTTCCACAAAGTAGAAATGGTGAAGTTTAGTAAACCAGAAAATTCTTATCAAGAACTTGAAAAAATGACAGATGATGCAGAATCAGTATTACGTAATTTAGGGCTTCCTTATCGTACGATTGTATTGTGTACAGGAGACATGGGCTTTTCTGCAGCGAAAACTTATGACGTGGAAGTATGGGTACCTGCACAAAACACGTACCGAGAGATCAGTTCTTGCTCAAATACGGAGAATTTCCAAGCTAGACGTGCAAAGATACGTTATCGCAAAGAGGAAAACGGTAAGCTTGATTATGTTCATACTCTTAATGGGTCAGGGCTTGCAGTTGGACGTACGGTAACTGCTATTTTGGAAAATTATCAAAATGAAGATGGTTCTATTACTATTCCTGAGCCACTTGTTCCTTATATGGGAGGAATTACTAAAATCACGAAAGAAAATGCCGTGAAAACTCGTAAATAG